A window of the Anoplolepis gracilipes chromosome 11, ASM4749672v1, whole genome shotgun sequence genome harbors these coding sequences:
- the LOC140670829 gene encoding uncharacterized protein: MYEQLRSNHYQMLKDQQCNRAVLECATQGQHENPEWHNIRRNLLTASNFGKVCSWRETTLCQNLVKAILYPLRLTNAAVEWGKEKEIVAREQLQVELGIEINDCGIFIDEEYPYLAATPDGIIRDDTVVEIKCPYAAQQVSPTVALLNKIADVHRIFDKTDDTRMNQRRMYYFQVQGQLHITQKKYCIFAVWTPFRLKYMFVEHDDRFWESKMSPLLKRFYEDCLK, translated from the coding sequence ATGTACGAACAGCTGAGATCTAATCATTATCAAATGTTAAAAGATCAACAATGCAATCGTGCTGTATTGGAATGTGCTACACAGGGTCAGCATGAAAACCCGGAGTGGCACAACATACGGCGAAATCTTCTCACTGCTTCAAACTTTGGAAAAGTTTGCAGCTGGAGAGAAACAACTTTGTGCCAAAATCTTGTAAAAGCAATTCTTTATCCTCTTCGACTGACGAATGCGGCTGTTGAGTGgggtaaagaaaaagagattgtGGCACGAGAGCAATTGCAAGTAGAGTTGGGAATAGAAATCAATGATTGtggaatatttattgatgaaGAATATCCATATCTTGCTGCAACGCCTGACGGCATTATCAGAGACGATACTGTCGTTGAGATTAAATGTCCTTATGCGGCGCAGCAAGTATCTCCTACCGTTGCATTGCTTAATAAGATTGCAGATGTTCAtcgaattttcgataaaacgGATGACACTCGTATGAATCAAAGACGCATGTACTATTTCCAAGTACAAGGGCAGCTCCACAtaacgcaaaaaaaatattgcatttttgctGTGTGGACACCTTTTAGATTAAAGTACATGTTTGTCGAGCATGATGACAGATTTTGGGAATCAAAAATGTCACCACTGCTTAAACGATTTTACGAGGACTGCCTGAAATAA